The DNA segment GGCAGGTTTTCGCCCAGCACGAAATACAGATAGCAATCGAGTTTGCGCTGCGCCACAATGGACGAATCCTGCATTTTAAGCGTACCCGCCGCTGAGTTGCGCGGATTGGCCAGCAAAGCCTCGCCCGCTTTTTCCTTCTCCTCATTAATACTGTCAAACACCGAACGCGGCATAAACACTTCGCCGCGTATTTCAAAATCGGGCGGAATACTGCTTTGTACTTCGGCAAACAAATCGGCAGCGGCCTGCGCCGTTTCGCGCAAACGCAAAGGCAGGGTGCGAATGGTTTTCACATTGGCGGTCACCTCATCGCCTTTTTCACCATCGCCGCGCGTTACAGCCTGCGTAAGCTGGCCGTTTTCGTAACGCAGGCCAATGGCCACGCCATCGTATTTCAATTCACATACATACTCAAACGCTTCCCCGCCAAGTCCTTTACGCACCCGCGCATCAAACTCCTCCAGCTCTTCTGCGCTGTACGTATTACCCAGCGAAAGCATCGGGTAACGATGCTTCACCGTTGCAAATTCCTTGGTTACTTCTCCCCCCACCCGCAACGTGGGCGAATCGGGCCGGCGCAATTCAGGAAACTCTTTTTCAAGTGCCTCAAGCTCTTTCAGCAACTGATCGAATTCGTAATCGCCGATTACAGGTTCGGCCAGCACATAGTATAAATAGTTGTGGTCGTTGAGTTCCTGTGTGAGCGTGTTTATGCGGTTGCGTGCGTCGTCGCGGGTCATAATCGGGAAATGAAATTGAGAGGGCTAAAGTTCGAAATTTATAAAATCAATCAGAAATTCAGGCCTAATAATTATTATATTTGTAAATAATCAAAAAACAAAGCAATGGCATTAATTAATTCATATGGAATTTGGAATAATAAAGGTGGAGTTGGGAAAAGTACAATTACTTTCCATCTTGCAACAAGATATGCTGAACGTAACCCCAAAGTTAATGTTCTAGTCATCGACTTATGCCCTCAAGCAAATTCAAGCATGATGCTATTGGGTGGTGGGGCAGTTGGAGAACAATCAGTTTTAAATTTCTGCACAAAACCAACTCCTCCAACGGTAGTTGGTTATTTAACAACTGTAATCACGAATGGCCCAGGAGCTAATCTTCCGGATTATAATGACTTTATTACTAATGTAAATTCAGTAAATCCCAATTTACCTTCAAATCTATATTTATTATGTGGTGATGGTAATCTAGAACCTATTTCACCTGCAATTAGTGATAATGCTTCAGCAAGGGCACTCACACCTACAGCAAACCCATGGATATGGATCCACAATATTTTTAAAAATCTAATTAATGATTTTTCTGAAAAAAATTCCAATAATGATACAATAGTTTTTATTGACACGAATCCATCGTTTGGAATTTACACTGAATTAGCAATTATTGCTTCATCAAGGTTGTTATGCCCTATAAATGCAGATGATTCATCACGAACAGCGGCAAATGCAATGACAATTCTTCTTCATGGTTCAGTGCCCCCTCACCCTGTGTTTGGAGCTTGGACGTTTGCATCACTTGCACAAAAGCATGGTATAAAGATTCCTGAAATACATTTAATTATTGGTAATCGAATGACTCAATTTGATGGAGAAGCAACCGCATTCGGCGCTATGTCCGATGAAACTGCCAAATCATTATTTTTGATTTATCAAAGCAATCCTACATACTTTACTCAAAAGAACCTCACAATCAGTAGTATTGAAGATTTTAGATATAGTTACTCTAAATCACTTCGTGATTTTAATACCGCAGGTGTAGTAACTGCTCATTTAGGTAAATTACTTAGCAATATGTCTGCAGGTTATTATACGGTTTATTCTAAAGAGGTAAAAGTTAACAAACCACGAGTTAACGATTGCTTAGATGCAATTGACAAAGTAATTGATGCTCTTTAATTAATGATAAATAGACTTGTTTTTTTTCAAATTCTATACTTAGCAAATCTCTGGCATTATTTTTTTAAACAACAATAATTAAAAGACTAGCTCAATGAATAAGCCAGTCTTTTAATTATCCGATAAGAATTAATTAGTTCTTATTTATTAATTCTTCGTTTACTCCACAATCAGCTTACCGCTGCCCAGCTGCATACCATTCTGCACAACACGGTAAGCATAAATTCCGGCGGCAAGGTTGCTGCGGCCGATGTAGTGTGCTTCGTTCATCATACCGGTTTCGGTACGCACCACTTTGCCGCTCACATCCATCAATTCGAGGGTGTAGGCACCGTTGTGCCCGGCCATGTTTACCAGCAGCACGGCGTTTTCGCTCATCGGGTTGGGATAGAGTGAAACTGTGGCCTGCAGGGTGTTTTCATTCAAACCAACCACCTGTGCGAGCACGGTATCACAATACGTTAAGCTGTCGCCGCAGGGATTGTACACCGTGAGGCACACCACATGCACGCCGCTGAATGAGAACGTATGTGTGGGTGTGGGTGTGGATGACGTGGCGCCGTTATCGTCAAAATCCCAGAAATAGGAAGTGGCTCCGGTTGTGGTTGGTGTAAAGGCGTAATTGAGACCGGTTCCCGAAGAAATGAAGGAGGCCGAAAGCGCAAACATGCAGTTTGTGAGTGTGGTGCAGAATGTATCGCTTGAACAGGCATTGGTCACAATCAGACACACGGTATAAACGCCGTTTTGCTGATAGAAATGTGTGGGATTCTGCGTGGTGTCAACCGGCGAACCATCGCCGAAATCCCAGGCCCATGAGGTGGCGTTTGCCGATGAGTCGGTAAACAGATAGCTGGCGCTGCCTTCCACAAAACTGAAATTAGCCACGGCGGGCATGCAGATTGTGAGGGTATCGCAGAATGTGGCGCTGGAACAGCTGCTCAGGGCTGTAATGCAAACTACATAATCGCCGTTTACTGCATAGGTGTGCTGACCATTCTGTACGGTATCCAGCGGCGATCCGTCGCCATAATCATACACCCACATTGTTGCATTGGTGGATGATTCGGTAAACGAAGCCGTGCCGCCGTTTACAGCAGTGGTGAACGAGGTGGCCACAGGCAAACAAACAAATACCATCGAGCAATGTGTTTCAGTAGCGCAGCCTGAACTCACAACCAGACAAACCTGATACATTCCGTTTGCGGTGTAGGTGTGCGAAGGATTCTGTGTAGAGTCAACCGGCGATCCGTCGCCAAAATCCCATACCCACGATGTTACTTCTGAAGAAGAAGCATCGGTAAACTGAACCGTACCGCCATTGATGGTTGTTGTAAAGGACGCGGTTACGGGTAAACAAACAGGTACCAGTGTACAGCTTGTGTCGGCAGAACAAGTATTGCCTGCAATCAGACAAACCGTGTAGATGCCGCTTTGCGCATACGTATGGGTGGGGTTTTGCGAACTATCAACCGGCGATCCATCGCCAAAATCCCAGAGCCACTGCGTGGGCTGGTTGGTGGTAAAATCGGTAAATGAGGCTGTTCCTCCGGTAACGGTGCCTGAAAAGGCTGCCACCGCATTGAGACAAACGGTTACAGTTGTGCAAATGGTATCCGTACCACAACTTGTGGTTACATAACAGCAGGCATTATACGTACCTGAAGCAGCATACTGGTGTGTAGGCGAATCGGCCACTACCACGGGCGAATTATCGCCGAAATTCCACGAAATCAGGAAACTGGTATCGGCCGTTGTGGAAAACGAATACGTATCAAAAGCCTGCTGTGTGGCCGCAACCGTGTTGGTGATGAGTGTATCGTAATACAGGTTTACACGACTGATGCTTCCTGAGTTTTCTGTCCACAACTGTTGCGGTGCAGTAGTAGTGAGCGGAAACTGCATACCAAGACGGTTCAGTGCAACGGGGAAACCGTCGATGGTAACTGTAGCGGGGCCGGTAGCATAAGAATTTACCGTGGCACGCTGGCCAAGTACACCGATAATATCGCCCTGTTCAACCTGAATATTCACGGGAATAATGCCCGAAGCCGGATTGTTTTGTGTGAGATACAAGACCGTGAAATTGTTGGTAGTAGCAGAGAATAACGGCGGCGCGGCAGCAAAACGCACAATGGCAATACTTTGCGCTCCGGCAGAGGCAGTAGTGGGTACCTCTACGCCGGTTAGGGTTATGCACGAAGGCGCTGTAAAATAATATCCGCGTACATTACCGGTAAACGTGCCGTTTTGGGCGGGCATCACTACAGGTATTTGTGTTTGAGCAAATACAAAAATGCCGTTAAGCACCAGAAGTGCTGATAGTAAAAGTTTCTTCATTGGGATTGGGTTTCGGTTTGCATTACAAGGTTAGTGAAAATAGCCGCGCAAGGCAAATCAGGTGCAGTCAAACAGGCATAAATACTGATTTAACCCGCGGTTGATGAAAGCCAGTGCAGCAATGTACGGCCAATTTTTTCGCCCTCTACCAAAAAACCATCATGCCCGAACGGCGATTCGATTTCGATATACGTTGCATCGGGTACATGTGCCGCGATTTCGCGCTGTTCGGCTGTGGGGCAAAGCATATCGGTAGTGATGCCGATGCAAAGCGTGCGGGCTTGTACTGTTTGAAGCGCCGCCGCCACACCGCCTCTTCCCCGCCCCGCATGGTGGCTGTCCATGCTGCGTGTAAGCAGATGATAGGTGTAGGCATTGAAACGGTTCACTAATTTCTCGCCCTGATAGTGCATGTACGATGAGGCACTGAAATTTTTTATGCGCTCATCGGCATCAGTTTGTGTATGCACAAATGCTTCGTAACTGCGGTAGGTAAGCATGCCGATCATGCGGGCGGTTTTCAATCCGGCTGCGCCTGCACCGGCTTGCGGTTTCCCGAAAGTAGGATCCGATTCAATGGCGTTGCGTTGCGCAGAATGAATGGCAATGCCCCAGGCCGATTCGCGCGCGGAAGTGGCTACAAGCATCAGGTTTTGAATAAGCGCAGGCTCGGCCAGCGCCCATTCAATGCATTGGTAGCCGCCCATGGAGCCGCCCG comes from the Bacteroidota bacterium genome and includes:
- the metX gene encoding homoserine O-acetyltransferase: MFTYTLPAPFTTEHGDTLSQLTLAYCTYGNFVPGKSKVVWICHALTASADVADWWPTLVGEDKALNPHDYFIVCVNIPGSCYGSSGPLSINTATGQPYYGSFPLFTIRDMVQSFIALRRHLGIEQIYLLAGGSMGGYQCIEWALAEPALIQNLMLVATSARESAWGIAIHSAQRNAIESDPTFGKPQAGAGAAGLKTARMIGMLTYRSYEAFVHTQTDADERIKNFSASSYMHYQGEKLVNRFNAYTYHLLTRSMDSHHAGRGRGGVAAALQTVQARTLCIGITTDMLCPTAEQREIAAHVPDATYIEIESPFGHDGFLVEGEKIGRTLLHWLSSTAG
- a CDS encoding PKD domain-containing protein → MKKLLLSALLVLNGIFVFAQTQIPVVMPAQNGTFTGNVRGYYFTAPSCITLTGVEVPTTASAGAQSIAIVRFAAAPPLFSATTNNFTVLYLTQNNPASGIIPVNIQVEQGDIIGVLGQRATVNSYATGPATVTIDGFPVALNRLGMQFPLTTTAPQQLWTENSGSISRVNLYYDTLITNTVAATQQAFDTYSFSTTADTSFLISWNFGDNSPVVVADSPTHQYAASGTYNACCYVTTSCGTDTICTTVTVCLNAVAAFSGTVTGGTASFTDFTTNQPTQWLWDFGDGSPVDSSQNPTHTYAQSGIYTVCLIAGNTCSADTSCTLVPVCLPVTASFTTTINGGTVQFTDASSSEVTSWVWDFGDGSPVDSTQNPSHTYTANGMYQVCLVVSSGCATETHCSMVFVCLPVATSFTTAVNGGTASFTESSTNATMWVYDYGDGSPLDTVQNGQHTYAVNGDYVVCITALSSCSSATFCDTLTICMPAVANFSFVEGSASYLFTDSSANATSWAWDFGDGSPVDTTQNPTHFYQQNGVYTVCLIVTNACSSDTFCTTLTNCMFALSASFISSGTGLNYAFTPTTTGATSYFWDFDDNGATSSTPTPTHTFSFSGVHVVCLTVYNPCGDSLTYCDTVLAQVVGLNENTLQATVSLYPNPMSENAVLLVNMAGHNGAYTLELMDVSGKVVRTETGMMNEAHYIGRSNLAAGIYAYRVVQNGMQLGSGKLIVE
- a CDS encoding ParA family protein is translated as MALINSYGIWNNKGGVGKSTITFHLATRYAERNPKVNVLVIDLCPQANSSMMLLGGGAVGEQSVLNFCTKPTPPTVVGYLTTVITNGPGANLPDYNDFITNVNSVNPNLPSNLYLLCGDGNLEPISPAISDNASARALTPTANPWIWIHNIFKNLINDFSEKNSNNDTIVFIDTNPSFGIYTELAIIASSRLLCPINADDSSRTAANAMTILLHGSVPPHPVFGAWTFASLAQKHGIKIPEIHLIIGNRMTQFDGEATAFGAMSDETAKSLFLIYQSNPTYFTQKNLTISSIEDFRYSYSKSLRDFNTAGVVTAHLGKLLSNMSAGYYTVYSKEVKVNKPRVNDCLDAIDKVIDAL